The sequence below is a genomic window from Lolium perenne isolate Kyuss_39 chromosome 7, Kyuss_2.0, whole genome shotgun sequence.
CTTATCGGTTGTAGTTCCCGGGCATTCGTGTATGCTTGCTGCGGTTATAGTTTAGAAGGTTTATTTCATTTATCGTGTAAACGATGTTTATTTTgtagaccagcgctcccgatgggagtagacgTGGCAGTCAAAAAAGCTTCCAGGAGCCCCTGAGTGACATCGGGTGTGTCCTGATGAAGGGAGTAATACTTGCATGGATGAACTTGAACTGTTTTGATAAACTATAACTGATGTACATATAGCCTTTGATGTGGCCAAGAAGCCTTATTGAATGAAATAAAGGAAGGGAAAAATCCTAAACATAGAATTGTCGCAGCTACGCAATGTTCCATGGGTTGCTCTCCACCAATCCATGCAGTTGTAGTGTTCTTGATGCGGTAGGCacctcctgggatgacttcagtAACAAcgtaaggtccttcccatggagattctagcTTCAGATGGCCTTTTTGTTTCAGTCGTAACACTAGATCACCTTTGTTAAAGCTTCGGGTGCGTACCCTTCGGCTGTGATAGTTATGTATTGCCTACTGGTACACGACTGTTCTGGCCAAGGCGATGTCGCGAGCTTCGTCCACTAGATCCATGGCGTCTTGGAGTGCTTGAACATATGTTCTCTCGTTGTACGCGATGACCCGAGGTGCTTCAAATCGAACATCGGCAGGCAGAACAGCTTCGGCTCCGTGTACTAGGAAAAAAGGTGTGTACTGCGTAGATCTGTTTGGGGTGGTACGTAGGCTCCAAAGTATTGATGGCAACTCCTCGACCCACGCACCAGCTGCCTTTGTGAGACGCTTCTTTATTCCATCGTAGATTAGACCGTTTATCTTCTCCACCTGACTATTGGTTTGAGGCTGTGAGATTGAAGCGAAGTTGAGTTTGATGCCGAGTCTTTCACATAATTTATGGAACTCATCAGAGGCGAAGTTGCTTCCATTGTCCGTGATGATGTTGTGCGGTACACCGAAGCGGCAAGTGATGCCGTTGAAGAACTTGATTGCTGTTGCAGCCGTTTGATTGGTGACTGGTatagcttctatccacttggtgaacttgtcgactgcgaccaataGACAAGTATGCCCTCATGGCGAAGATTTCGGCATTGGCCCGACTTGATCGAATCCCCACTGCGTGAAAGGCCACGCGAGAGGTATCATCATCAGGTCCGTGGCTGGAGCGTGTGGTTTTGGCGCGAAGCGTTGACATgggtcgcacttcatgactaggtCCCTAGCGTCTTTGGCTGCTGTTGGCCAGTAGAACCCAACTCTGAAGGCTTTGGCGACAAGTgctcggctgctcgcgtggtggcGGCAAGTGCCCTCATGTATCTCCCGCAGCAAAGATTTTCCATCTTCGAGTGCGATGCATTGTTGAAATATGCCCGATATAATCCATTTGTAGAGTTCGCATGCTACCACCGTGTATGCTTTAGATCGCCGTATGATACGCCGTGCTTCTGCTGGGTCGTCGGGTAGCTCCTGCTGAAGTAAATACGCAAGAAAAGGCTGAGTCCAAATTGGCTCGAGGAGCAGAACTTGCTGGCTTGGGCCGATGACGATGTTTTTGTCGACTGCTTCAGGCGCAGCCCCCGAGTCGGTAGTCGACTATGTGGGCGGCGCGAGAGTTTTGACCTTGCTGGAACGTTGATTGATTAATTCGTAGAAGACTCCGTCCGGAATTGCAGAGCATGCGGAGCCAATGTTTGCCAAAGtatcggcttcctcgttgctggcccTGCCGATGTGCTTCAGTTCGTAGCCTTCGAATTTACCTTCCATCAAGCGGGACATCTCACGGTAGGCaatcatgttgtcgctgaccgcATCGCACAtattcatcgactgctgcacgaTGAGGTTCGAATCCCCGTAGATCTCTAGGCGTGTGGTGCCACATGCTTTTGCCATGCGCATGCCGTGCAGTAGTGCTTCGTATTCTACTTCGTTGTTTGTTGGTAGCGGGAATTTCATCCTCAGTACATACTTCATCTTGTCGCCTTGAGCTGATATGAGGACGACGCCAGCCCCGGCGCCCATGTTTCGCTTCAAGCCATCGAAGTACATGATCCAGGTGCCCGATGTATCTGGAGTGGCCGGCGTTTGTGACTGGATCCAGTCGATGAAGAAGTCTGGGAGGACTTGTGATTTGATGGCTGTTCGATTGACGTAGGAGATATCGTGTGGCGCCAACTTAATGGCCCACTGAGATACTCGACCCGTAGCATCTGGGTTGGTGAGTATGTTCTTCAGCGGAGCTTCAGTGATGACGgtgatcgggtgctccgtgaaatagTGTTGCAGCTTTCGTGCTGTCATCCATATGGCTTATGCTAACTTCTGGAAATGTGGGTACCGCTGCTTAGCTGGGGTGAGTACTTCGATGAGGTAGTAGACGGGACACTGGGCGCCGTGAATCTTTCATGCTTCTTCGCGTTCGACGACTAGCACGGTGCTGACCACCTGACTTGTAGCGGCGATGTAGAGTAGCATCGGCTCCCTGTCATGAGGGGTGACGAGAACCGGGGAAGTCGATATGACTTTCTTAAGATTGTCGAAAGCGTCCTGAGCTTCTGATGTCCACTCAAAATTTTCCGATTTCTTCATCAGGTGATAGAAGGGCAGTGCCTTTTcccctagcttggcgatgaatctgctgagAGCTGCCACCCGACCCGCCAATTGTAGCACCTGCTGCAAGCtccttggcggctccatgtcgaggacGACCTTGATTTTGAGGGGGTTGGCCTCGATTCCTCGGGAAGATATAAAGTACCTGAGTACTTGGTCTCCAGGGACCCCGAAGACGCACTTCTTCGGGTTCAATTTGATTTTGTAGCGGTCAATGTTGTCGAAGGTCTCTCGAGGATCATCGATGAGTGTGGCGGCATCCCTAGTCTTGACGACAATGTCATCGATGTAAACCTCGATGTCCCTGCCAATATGCTCCTCGAGGCAGACTTGCATGCACCGCTGGTACATTGCGCCTGCATTCTTCaaaccgaaggtcatgacgttgtagcaaTAGACACCGTGCGGTGTGATAAACGCAGTCAGCTCCTGATCTTCCTCCTTCAGCTTGATTTGGTTGTACATAGCCGAAGTAAgcgtcgaggaaggagaggcgatTGCAGCCCGCCGTAGAGTCGACGATCTGGTCTATGCGCAGTATCGGAAAGTGGTCCTTTGGGCAATGCTTGTTGAGGCTGGTGAAGTCAATGCACATGCAGAGAACCGTCGTATCTTTCTTCAGCACCATAACTGGGTTAGCTAGCCACTTGGCTTCCTTGAGTTTGCGGATGAATCCAGCCTTGCGGAGCCGATTGACTTCTTCGCCGATGGCCTTGCGCTTCAGCTTCGAGAAACGGCGCAGTATCTGCTGGACAGGTTTAACTTTGGGGTCAACATTGAGggtgtgctcagcgagttccctaggaatacctggcatgtcggatggttccatgCAAATATTTCCTAGCGCTCACGAAGGAACTCAATGAGTGTGCCTTCCTATGCGATAATAAGGTCAGCCGACGTGTTGACTGTTTTCTGCCGGTCA
It includes:
- the LOC139834055 gene encoding uncharacterized protein, whose protein sequence is MTARKLQHYFTEHPITVITEAPLKNILTNPDATGRVSQWAIKLAPHDISYVNRTAIKSQVLPDFFIDWIQSQTPATPDTSGTWIMYFDGLKRNMGAGAGVVLISAQGDKMKYVLRMKFPLPTNNEVEYEALLHGMRMAKACGTTRLEIYGDSNLIVQQSMNMCDAVSDNMIAYREMSRLMEVDKFTKWIEAIPVTNQTAATAIKFFNGITCRFGVPHNIITDNGSNFASDEFHKLCERLGIKLNFASISQPQTNSQVEKINGLIYDGIKKRLTKAAGAWVEELPSILWSLRTTPNRSTQYTPFFLVHGAEAVLPADVRFEAPRVIAYNERTYVQALQDAMDLVDEARDIALARTVVYQ